Sequence from the Nocardioides exalbidus genome:
GCGGCCGGCTCGATGGTCCTCTCCATTCCGACCGTCGCCCTGTTCATGTACCTCCAGCGCTACATCGTCGGCGGACTGACCGCCGGCGCCGTGAAGGGATGAGTGGATCGTGGCCGAAGTAGTCCTCGACAAGGTCAACAAGCTCTACGACAACGGCTTCCACGCCGTGCACGACCTCTCGATCGACATCGCCGACGGCGAGTTCATCGTGCTGGTCGGCCCGTCCGGCTGCGGCAAGTCCACCGCCCTGCGGATGATCGCGGGGCTGGAGGACATCAGCACTGGCACGCTGTCGATCGACGACCGCGTGGTCAACACGCTGTCCTCGCGCGAGCGTGACATCGCGATGGTCTTCCAGTCCTACGCGCTCTACCCGCACATGAGCGTGGCCGACAACATCGCGTACGGCCTCAAGATCCGGCGCATGGACAAGTCCGAGATCCAGCAGCGGGTCAAGCGCGCCGCCGACATGCTCGAGCTCGGTCCCCTGCTCGACCGCAAGCCCAAGCAGCTCTCCGGCGGCCAGCGCCAGCGCGTCGCGATGGGCCGCGCGATCGTCCGCGAGCCCAAGGTCTTCCTGATGGACGAGCCGCTGTCCAACCTCGACGCCAAGCTGCGCGTGCAGATGCGCGCCGAGATCGGCCAGGTCCAGCGCGACCTCAACGTCACCACGATCTACGTCACCCACGACCAGACCGAGGCGATGACGATGGGCGACCGCGTCGCCCTGATGAAGGCGGGCGTGCTGCAGCAGCTCGGTGCGCCGCAGCACCTCTACGACAACCCCGACAACATCTTCGTCGCGGGCTTCATCGGCTCACCGCCGATGAACATGGCCCTGGCGACGGTGGACCGCACGAGTGAGGGCGTGACGGTCACCATGGGGGGTGCCGAGGTCACCGTTCCCGAGACCGTGACCTCGGCACGCCCCGCCCTCGTGTCCTACGCCGGGCGCCAGGTCGCGATCGGCCTCCGCAGCGAGGACATGGAGGACGCCTCGCTCGCCCGCGACGGCGCCAGCAGGGCCACCCTGTCGACCACGGTCAGCCTCACCGAGGCGCTCGGCTCGGAGATCGTCGTGCACTTCCCGGTCGACGCGCCGCGCGTGGTCACCGAGGACACCCGGGCGCTCGAGGAGGACGCCGGCACCGACGACATCCCGACCACCACCTCCGGCAACACGTGGGTCGCCTCGTTCAGCCCGCGGTCGCGGGTGCGTCCGGGTGACACGGTGCAGATCGCGCTCGACGCGGAGCGGCTGCACTACTTCGACCCCGACACCGGCCTCGCGATCCGCGACTGATGCCCTGAGCAGATGCTCCGCCTCCCCCGCCACTGGGCCTGGGACAGCTGGGTCGCCGACGACGGTGACCTCTACCACCTGTTCTTCCTCAAGGCCGAGCGGAACGACGACATGGCCAGCCGCCACACCCGGGCCGTGGTCGGCCACGCCGCCTCGCCAGACCTCACCACCTGGACCGAGCTCCCCGACGCGCTCGGCCCGGGGGAGGACGGCGCGTTCGACGACCTCGCCACCTGGACCGGCTCGGTCGTGCAGTGCGACGCCGGTCGGTGGCGGATGTTCTA
This genomic interval carries:
- a CDS encoding ABC transporter ATP-binding protein — its product is MAEVVLDKVNKLYDNGFHAVHDLSIDIADGEFIVLVGPSGCGKSTALRMIAGLEDISTGTLSIDDRVVNTLSSRERDIAMVFQSYALYPHMSVADNIAYGLKIRRMDKSEIQQRVKRAADMLELGPLLDRKPKQLSGGQRQRVAMGRAIVREPKVFLMDEPLSNLDAKLRVQMRAEIGQVQRDLNVTTIYVTHDQTEAMTMGDRVALMKAGVLQQLGAPQHLYDNPDNIFVAGFIGSPPMNMALATVDRTSEGVTVTMGGAEVTVPETVTSARPALVSYAGRQVAIGLRSEDMEDASLARDGASRATLSTTVSLTEALGSEIVVHFPVDAPRVVTEDTRALEEDAGTDDIPTTTSGNTWVASFSPRSRVRPGDTVQIALDAERLHYFDPDTGLAIRD